The following coding sequences are from one Neovison vison isolate M4711 chromosome X, ASM_NN_V1, whole genome shotgun sequence window:
- the LOC122896591 gene encoding 40S ribosomal protein S7-like, protein MGNQAMGIMELRWDSSDLKAQLQELNITAKEIKVSSGRKVIIIFVPVSQLKSFQKIQVRLVRKLEKLFRGKHVVFIAHRRILPKPTGKSRTKKKKKKKKKQKRPRSRTLTAVHDPILEDLVFPSEIVGKRIRVKLDVSRLIKVHLAKAQQNNVEHKVETFSGVYKKLTGKDVNFEFPEFQL, encoded by the coding sequence CTGAGATGGGATAGCTCCGACCTCAAGGCACAACTCCAGGAGCTCAACATCACGGCCAAGGAGATCAAGGTCAGCAGCGGCCGGAAGGTGATCATCATCTTCGTCCCCGTCTCTCAGCTGAAGTCGTTCCAGAAGATCCAAGTGCGGCTGGTCCGCAAGCTGGAGAAGTTGTTCAGGGGGAAGCACGTAGTCTTCATCGCTCACAGGAGAATTCTGCCTAAGCCAACTGGAAAAAGccgtacaaaaaaaaaaaaaaaaaaaaaaaaaaagcaaaagcgcCCCAGGAGCCGCACTCTGACAGCTGTGCATGACCCGATCCTGGAGGACTTGGTGTTCCCAAGCGAGATTGTGGGCAAGAGAATCCGTGTGAAACTGGACGTCAGCCGGCTCATCAAGGTCCATTTGGCTAAAGCGCAACAGAACAACGTGGAGCACAAGGTTGAAACTTTTTCTGGTGTCTATAAGAAGCTCACAGGCAAGGATGTTAACTTTGAGTTCCCTGAGTTTCAGTTGTGa